The following are from one region of the Patagioenas fasciata isolate bPatFas1 chromosome 14, bPatFas1.hap1, whole genome shotgun sequence genome:
- the IL12B gene encoding interleukin-12 subunit beta isoform X3, whose product MSHILFALLSLFSFPALLEAQWKLRENVYVIESEWNDVTPAKRVKLTCNTPDEALPVYWKKGTELKGTGKTFIAEVKEFPDAGNYTCLRADTHEIISYEFFLITKVDSNGQMIRSMLRSFEEPNRTFLKCEAKNYSGIFKCSWMTENESPNVKFTIRSLKGSQGDVTCSSPVAHTDESVTEYTAQCQKENYCPFAEEHQPIEMFLEVIDEVEYENYTSSFFIRDIIKPDPPQCQYVATNGTVTWTYPRTWSTPKSYFPLTFRVKAESTEEHKIQVYEAEEQSFQIPIAGPKTRISVQARDRYYNSSWSEWSSLCR is encoded by the exons atgTCTCATATCCTATTTGCCTTActttcattattttcctttcctgccCTTCTGGAAGCACAGTGGAAACTGAGGGAAAACG TGTACGTCATAGAATCAGAGTGGAACGATGTGACACCAGCTAAAAGAGTGAAGCTCACCTGTAACACACCTGATGAAGCGCTGCCAGTTTACTGGAAAAAGGGCACAGAACTGAAGGGAACTGGAAAGACTTTTATTGCCGAAGTGAAAGAATTCCCAGATGCTGGCAACTACACCTGTCTGAGAGCTGATACCCATGAAATCATCAGCTATGAGTTCTTCCTCATAACTAAAGTAGACTCTAATGGGCAAATGATAAGGTCAATGCTGAGAAGCTTTGAAG AGCCAAACAggacatttttaaaatgtgaggCAAAGAACTACTCTGGAATTTTCAAATGTTCATGGATGACAGAAAATGAGAGTCCAAATGTGAAGTTCACAATCAGAAGTCTAAAAGG GTCTCAGGGAGATGTAACCTGCAGCAGCCCTGTAGCTCACACTGATGAATCAGTGACTGAATACACAGCTCAGTGCCAGAAAGAAAACTATTGTCCATTTGCTGAAGAGCACCAGCCGATTGAGATGTTCCTGGAGGTCATTGATGAGGTGGAGTATGAGAACTACACCAGCAGCTTCTTCATCAGAGATATCA TAAAACCAGACCCACCCCAATGTCAGTATGTGGCCACAAATGGAACAGTGACCTGGACGTATCCGAGAACATGGAGCACACCAAAGTCCTACTTCCCTTTGACTTTCAGGGTCAAAGCTGAAAGTACAGAGGAACATAAAATCCAG GTCTATGAGGCTGAGGAGCAATCATTTCAGATTCCAATAGCTGGGCCAAAAACCAGGATCTCTGTGCAGGCCAGGGATCGCTATTACAACTCATCCTGGAGTGAGTGGTCTTCGCTTTGCAGGTAA
- the IL12B gene encoding interleukin-12 subunit beta isoform X1, with translation MSHILFALLSLFSFPALLEAQWKLRENVYVIESEWNDVTPAKRVKLTCNTPDEALPVYWKKGTELKGTGKTFIAEVKEFPDAGNYTCLRADTHEIISYEFFLITKVDSNGQMIRSMLRSFEEPNRTFLKCEAKNYSGIFKCSWMTENESPNVKFTIRSLKGSQGDVTCSSPVAHTDESVTEYTAQCQKENYCPFAEEHQPIEMFLEVIDEVEYENYTSSFFIRDIIKPDPPQCQYVATNGTVTWTYPRTWSTPKSYFPLTFRVKAESTEEHKIQVEVYEAEEQSFQIPIAGPKTRISVQARDRYYNSSWSEWSSLCR, from the exons atgTCTCATATCCTATTTGCCTTActttcattattttcctttcctgccCTTCTGGAAGCACAGTGGAAACTGAGGGAAAACG TGTACGTCATAGAATCAGAGTGGAACGATGTGACACCAGCTAAAAGAGTGAAGCTCACCTGTAACACACCTGATGAAGCGCTGCCAGTTTACTGGAAAAAGGGCACAGAACTGAAGGGAACTGGAAAGACTTTTATTGCCGAAGTGAAAGAATTCCCAGATGCTGGCAACTACACCTGTCTGAGAGCTGATACCCATGAAATCATCAGCTATGAGTTCTTCCTCATAACTAAAGTAGACTCTAATGGGCAAATGATAAGGTCAATGCTGAGAAGCTTTGAAG AGCCAAACAggacatttttaaaatgtgaggCAAAGAACTACTCTGGAATTTTCAAATGTTCATGGATGACAGAAAATGAGAGTCCAAATGTGAAGTTCACAATCAGAAGTCTAAAAGG GTCTCAGGGAGATGTAACCTGCAGCAGCCCTGTAGCTCACACTGATGAATCAGTGACTGAATACACAGCTCAGTGCCAGAAAGAAAACTATTGTCCATTTGCTGAAGAGCACCAGCCGATTGAGATGTTCCTGGAGGTCATTGATGAGGTGGAGTATGAGAACTACACCAGCAGCTTCTTCATCAGAGATATCA TAAAACCAGACCCACCCCAATGTCAGTATGTGGCCACAAATGGAACAGTGACCTGGACGTATCCGAGAACATGGAGCACACCAAAGTCCTACTTCCCTTTGACTTTCAGGGTCAAAGCTGAAAGTACAGAGGAACATAAAATCCAGGTAGAG GTCTATGAGGCTGAGGAGCAATCATTTCAGATTCCAATAGCTGGGCCAAAAACCAGGATCTCTGTGCAGGCCAGGGATCGCTATTACAACTCATCCTGGAGTGAGTGGTCTTCGCTTTGCAG
- the IL12B gene encoding interleukin-12 subunit beta isoform X2, protein MSHILFALLSLFSFPALLEAQWKLRENVYVIESEWNDVTPAKRVKLTCNTPDEALPVYWKKGTELKGTGKTFIAEVKEFPDAGNYTCLRADTHEIISYEFFLITKVDSNGQMIRSMLRSFEEPNRTFLKCEAKNYSGIFKCSWMTENESPNVKFTIRSLKGSQGDVTCSSPVAHTDESVTEYTAQCQKENYCPFAEEHQPIEMFLEVIDEVEYENYTSSFFIRDIIKPDPPQCQYVATNGTVTWTYPRTWSTPKSYFPLTFRVKAESTEEHKIQVYEAEEQSFQIPIAGPKTRISVQARDRYYNSSWSEWSSLCR, encoded by the exons atgTCTCATATCCTATTTGCCTTActttcattattttcctttcctgccCTTCTGGAAGCACAGTGGAAACTGAGGGAAAACG TGTACGTCATAGAATCAGAGTGGAACGATGTGACACCAGCTAAAAGAGTGAAGCTCACCTGTAACACACCTGATGAAGCGCTGCCAGTTTACTGGAAAAAGGGCACAGAACTGAAGGGAACTGGAAAGACTTTTATTGCCGAAGTGAAAGAATTCCCAGATGCTGGCAACTACACCTGTCTGAGAGCTGATACCCATGAAATCATCAGCTATGAGTTCTTCCTCATAACTAAAGTAGACTCTAATGGGCAAATGATAAGGTCAATGCTGAGAAGCTTTGAAG AGCCAAACAggacatttttaaaatgtgaggCAAAGAACTACTCTGGAATTTTCAAATGTTCATGGATGACAGAAAATGAGAGTCCAAATGTGAAGTTCACAATCAGAAGTCTAAAAGG GTCTCAGGGAGATGTAACCTGCAGCAGCCCTGTAGCTCACACTGATGAATCAGTGACTGAATACACAGCTCAGTGCCAGAAAGAAAACTATTGTCCATTTGCTGAAGAGCACCAGCCGATTGAGATGTTCCTGGAGGTCATTGATGAGGTGGAGTATGAGAACTACACCAGCAGCTTCTTCATCAGAGATATCA TAAAACCAGACCCACCCCAATGTCAGTATGTGGCCACAAATGGAACAGTGACCTGGACGTATCCGAGAACATGGAGCACACCAAAGTCCTACTTCCCTTTGACTTTCAGGGTCAAAGCTGAAAGTACAGAGGAACATAAAATCCAG GTCTATGAGGCTGAGGAGCAATCATTTCAGATTCCAATAGCTGGGCCAAAAACCAGGATCTCTGTGCAGGCCAGGGATCGCTATTACAACTCATCCTGGAGTGAGTGGTCTTCGCTTTGCAG